The genomic region ATATATTAAGAAGCTTGTCGCACGCGCCGGCATGTGTAAATAAAAGGCCGCGCTGGTGGTATGCGGCTTTGTATTTGCCGCTGTAAATACCTTCAATAAGTTTTTTCTGGTATTTTTGGGCCGTTTCTTTAGACATTTCTGATATAAAAAAATTGCCCATTATAATTTCAAGTTCGTGATTTCCGATAAGCCTTACAAATTCGCCGCCGGCCTCAGAAGCTTGTTTTTGCAGTTTGTCCGCCAATAAGTCAGTTTTTTCGGACTGCGGGCCGCGGTCAATCAAATCGCCCATTTGCACGAATATGCTGTTGCCGCCTTTCCAGTTTAATTTGCTGTCCGCAAGTTCGGCCGCCTGGAGCATTATGGTAAACTCATCATAATGTCCGTGAACGTCACCTAGAACAAAAACGTCTTTTTTGGGGGGAGTTGTCATAACATACTCTTTTTAATTTTACTAGAAATAGATTAGCATATTTTAAAACCAAGAAAAATAGAGGTTGCCACGGAAGTGTTGTTTTGTTATAATATACTTACCGACCGGTAGGTAAAAGTTATGACAAAAAAAATTTCTAAAGAAAAGAAAATGCGAACACGCATAATAAAAAAAGCCTATGATCTTATGAGTAAAAAAGGTATCGACCAGGTGTCAATGCGCGAAATTGCCGAACATATAGGCGTTACAAAACCTGTTCTGTATTATTACTTTGAAGATAAGGACGATTTGTGTAAAGAAATCATTCGTGAAAGCATGTGTATGTTTCACAAAAACATAGAAGACGCTTACAAAAGCGGCGCAACGCTTGAAAAACTTGTTGAACTCGCATTGAGAAGCCAAATAGAATTTTTTGAAAAAAATCCTAAGATGCAAACCTTTATTTTACATATAATAAGTTACATAATGAAAGGCGGTAAACGCGGAAAATCTTTTATGGAAAGCGAAAACAAAAAGAAAGAGGTTTTCGAAAGTTTAATAGAAGCCGCCATAAAAAAAGGAGAACTCCCCGCAAAAGCCGTCAAAGATTTTTGTGCTCTTATGGGTGCGCAAACATCGCATATTGTTTTAAATTTTAAAAATCCGGATTATGTTTTTGACAAAGAGTATCCGTCCAAAATTACAAAAATAATATTTTTGGGGCTGAAAGAGTATTATAAGGAATAAAAGATGAAGAAAGCATTATTAATAGTAACTATTATTTGCAGTTCAATGTCTAGCTATACTTCTGAATATAGTAAACTGTTTGTCAGTACCAATACAGAAGGACGCACAATTACTATAGAAGAAGCCGTGGCCGAAGCTCTTAACAGAAATATCTCTGTTAAAAACGCCATGATTACGCGAGACATATATAATTCGCAGGTTACCCAGTTCAGGTCATATATGTTGCCGAAGGTTTCGGTAAGCGGTACTTATACACGCAATTTGGAAAAACCGGCGTTTATTGTGTCTGGGCAAAAGATGGAGGTAGGGGAAAACAATACCTTTACCGGAGGCGTTGACGCCGAATGGGTTTTATGGAGCGGCGGCAGAGTAAGATCTAACGTCAAATCCGCAAAAATAAACGCGGATATCGGCGAATATAATTTAAGGTCGGTAAAAGACCAAATAGAAAAAACAGTAATTGAAATGTGTTACTCAATAATACTTTCAAGCGCTGTTACTAAAGTACAACAAGGGCAGCTTGATATCGCCACGCAGAATTTGCATGAAATGAAGCTTAAATACCAAAAGGGTTTATCAAGCAATTTAGACTTGCTGGCGCAAGAAGTAAGCGTAGCAAATATTAAACCTTTGGTTATAGCAGCTAAAAACGATTTTGAATTGGGCAATCTTTATTTAAGGCAGCTTTTAAATATGGATCCTGAAGAGGACCTTACTCTAACGTGGAATATTTGGGACGTGAGGATTCCCGAAGTTAAAAAATTAGAGGAGCTGTATGATCTTGCTGCGGAATACAGGTCTGATTTAATAATATCAAGGCTTCGCGTTAAAACAGCGCAACAGCAGGTAAAATCGGCCCGTTCGGAACATTTTCCGCAATTAGCCGCTTTCGCTAATAAATATTATAACGCACAGACCGAGAATGGCTTTCCGCAACACTCCAATGATTACTATTGGACATCATCCGTGGGGCTTAGGATAAGCATGTCCATTTTTGAAGGATTTAGAATTAATTCGGCCGTAAAACAAAAGCAGCTCGGGCTTGAACAGGCTGAAGCGGATTATGAAGATCTTCAAAAATCAGTGCGCATCGCCATTAAAGCCGCGTGG from Elusimicrobium minutum Pei191 harbors:
- a CDS encoding TolC family protein, with the translated sequence MKKALLIVTIICSSMSSYTSEYSKLFVSTNTEGRTITIEEAVAEALNRNISVKNAMITRDIYNSQVTQFRSYMLPKVSVSGTYTRNLEKPAFIVSGQKMEVGENNTFTGGVDAEWVLWSGGRVRSNVKSAKINADIGEYNLRSVKDQIEKTVIEMCYSIILSSAVTKVQQGQLDIATQNLHEMKLKYQKGLSSNLDLLAQEVSVANIKPLVIAAKNDFELGNLYLRQLLNMDPEEDLTLTWNIWDVRIPEVKKLEELYDLAAEYRSDLIISRLRVKTAQQQVKSARSEHFPQLAAFANKYYNAQTENGFPQHSNDYYWTSSVGLRISMSIFEGFRINSAVKQKQLGLEQAEADYEDLQKSVRIAIKAAWLRLGEAKERMLTVERVIEQSQQNVESMKKRYRAGLASRLELDDSVVALTNAQLQYAQAVYDGFTALADLKFTVGYEVRK
- a CDS encoding TetR/AcrR family transcriptional regulator, coding for MTKKISKEKKMRTRIIKKAYDLMSKKGIDQVSMREIAEHIGVTKPVLYYYFEDKDDLCKEIIRESMCMFHKNIEDAYKSGATLEKLVELALRSQIEFFEKNPKMQTFILHIISYIMKGGKRGKSFMESENKKKEVFESLIEAAIKKGELPAKAVKDFCALMGAQTSHIVLNFKNPDYVFDKEYPSKITKIIFLGLKEYYKE
- a CDS encoding metallophosphoesterase codes for the protein MTTPPKKDVFVLGDVHGHYDEFTIMLQAAELADSKLNWKGGNSIFVQMGDLIDRGPQSEKTDLLADKLQKQASEAGGEFVRLIGNHELEIIMGNFFISEMSKETAQKYQKKLIEGIYSGKYKAAYHQRGLLFTHAGACDKLLNILKMQLGSLTEAKVASLINNIFTNCVKHSFFKHPIFNISISRGGRDKYGGIFWEDLEDLYLSFPRSPVRQVVGHTMVDEVVVNPDKNIIATDIGLHRSIQYLKIHEKNIEVYTVS